A window from Gossypium raimondii isolate GPD5lz chromosome 7, ASM2569854v1, whole genome shotgun sequence encodes these proteins:
- the LOC105790533 gene encoding uncharacterized protein At5g48480 produces MAQQQAQVKFTAVKPQLMVKTPKAVDAVNFYKSAFGAVEAGRSACCPPPTAEQNLPNILCAQLELAGCSFVVYNDGSAPQKIEGIGNQLCLETDDVEAAISKAVSAGAVVEGEVTEGGGACCGGRVGKVKDPYGYVWLICSPSNKCAPVEA; encoded by the exons GCACAGCAGCAGGCTCAGGTGAAGTTCACGGCGGTGAAGCCACAGTTGATGGTGAAGACGCCAAAGGCAGTTGATGCAGTTAATTTCTACAAGTCCGCTTTTGGCGCCGTCGAAGCAGGCCGATCTGCTTGCTGCCCCCCGCCAACGGCCGAACAGAACCTCCCTAACATCCTCTGCGCTCAGCTTGAGCTCGCCGGCTGTTCCTTTGTCGTATATAACGACGGCTCCGCTCC acagaaaatTGAAGGGATCGGAAATCAACTCTGCCTGGAAACTGATGACGTGGAAGCCGCCATTTCCAAGGCCGTTAGCGCGGGAGCGGTTGTAGAGGGTGAGGTAACCGAAGGAGGCGGCGCGTGCTGCGGCGGTCGCGTAGGTAAGGTTAAGGATCCATACGGATATGTTTGGCTCATCTGCTCCCCCTCCAACAAATGCGCCCCAGTGGAAGCTTAA